Sequence from the Nitrospinota bacterium genome:
AAAATTATCATATTGGGAGTCATTGCAGGTTTATTTTGGGCTTTTTCATCTTTCGACCTTGGCCACTACCTTACTCTTAAATACATAAAGGGACAACAAGATAATTTTTCAGCTTTTTACAAGGAAAATACTCTATTAGCAATTGGCGCTTATAGCGCAGTTTATATTGTAACAACGGCTCTCTCCTTACCAGGGGCTACACTCCTGACCTTACTTGGCGGGGCATTGTTCGGTCTTGTTACTGGAACAGTTCTGGTTTCTTTTGCCAG
This genomic interval carries:
- a CDS encoding TVP38/TMEM64 family protein; this translates as MKKIIILGVIAGLFWAFSSFDLGHYLTLKYIKGQQDNFSAFYKENTLLAIGAYSAVYIVTTALSLPGATLLTLLGGALFGLVTGTVLVSFASTIGATLAFLVSRLLLRDWVQGKFGPHLAAFNEGIAKDGGFYLFSLRLIPAIPFFVINLVMGLTPM